The DNA region CCCTGCAATACCCCAGCCCCAGGGGAGAGAATCCGAAAGCTCAAGGGAGGTCTTTTCAAAATCACCCTCATCTGCATAAAAACGGggtcttcccccttctccctcccctcagaaagcctggcgggggggggggggggggcgctcctcCCTGGGCCTTCAGGTTCCCAGGTGGGTCCTCAGGCAGCAGAATTTTCTTGATGATTCTTGTCAAGCCAGGCCAGAAAGacgtccagttctcccagagaCTTAATGGCCGCGGATCGGACCTCCAGCTGCAACCAGGCAAATCATCGTCAGAACTTGCCTTTCTAGGCTTTGTAGCCGGCAACGCTTTCCCCATGTTCCAGGCCCCGTGAGGCTTTCCTTTCACTCACCAATTATATTGGCAGAGCGTTCAcaccccaaattatttttctagcaGCCAACCCAAATTGTTTCCCCCAAACAAGCGGTTACATCATGTCAGcaacttataaataaaatgaaaaactcttcattctttgccttctgtttttctttttcctgtgttgtttttttttttcatagaaacacacacacacacacacacacacacacaggccttaCTGGccagttcttttgtttgttttccttttcccatcaGCTTGCTTTACTTCTCCCTGAGGAAGTCTCAACCCCAGCGGTGTTCTCCCGTGGGTAGGGTAACACGTTGTCCCCATCTGACCTATGAAGGCACCAAAGCCCCTAAGGACAAGTGTCCTCCCCAACGTCACACAGACAGCAGAACGGGAACTAGAACTCGGGTCTCCTGACCTATTCCGCCCCTTTCCAGCAGACGGCAAGGAGATGGTAAGATGCAAAAGTATACCCTGTGGAGCCAGGGAGCACGGGATCGAGTCCTACCCACCACTTGGCTGCAGTGGTTACATTCGTCAAATTACTTCACCTGTTTGTGCCTCAGCTCCCTCATTTGTCAAATGTAGATAATGGCTCACAGCACGGTTATGAGCAGCCCATGGGTTAGTACCTGTACTGTATCGGAACAACAGCTGGCTCGTGGTAAGGACAATACAAAGTCTTAGccattgttacaatattattcTATGGAGCCTCTCCACGAGGAGGCTGTGAACGGCCTCTCGCCTTCTCGCTCTGACTCAAAGCATTGGCATCATTTGGCAGGGTGGtcgaaatgcagaatttcaggccTCGTTCCAGACTTCCTAAGCCAGAACCTGTATTTGATTTTGACAAAGTCTCCGGAGGATGCCTGTAAGGAGCACAGTCTGTCCCCTCTATCTCTGTATGAAATGTGCATTCTACGTCTGCGCGTATGGGAGAAGCACTGCTCTTTGTCACCCCCAGAGTGCTGGTGGCAGTCACCTCCCACAGTGCCACCTGGCAGGTAACATGTTCCGTGCACCGCAGCTTACGGTTCGCTGGGGATCTTTGTTCCCTCTGTGGATCACACCCATCGGAGGTAGTGTGTGCTTTCCCTCAAAACTGAACGCAGGTTAGTTCTGATATGTGAGGTCAGAAGAAGATTGTGGAGGCGTGATGGAGAAGGGGGGCCCAGCAAATCAGCAAAGGGGGTAAGACCAACACACTGTGCTGACACACAGGATGGGGAAGACCGGCAATAAACTCTTGTTGAGTCCATGAGCGACGGGGGGGAGTGGGGGCCGAAGGGTTGGCCCCCTCCCTGTCAGGGTGTCACGTTCCACCTCCGCCTTCCGCGTCCTCCCCCTCCCATCCTTACCTGATCGTAGTTGTCGTGGATGATTCTGGTGGCGTTGGTGGCTTCCTCCCCGCAGTGACACTGCCTCTGCTTCTGCTGTGATCGAGAGAAGGAAGGACCCATCAGAGGACCTTGCCACCCAGCCCGCTCTTTCCACCTGCTGGGTGACGTTCCTCCTTCTCCCCAAGATGGGTCCGGTAGGTAAACTCAGCTTGGAGCAGCAAGGGGGAGTAGAGTCTGTTTATAGAGTCACCCTGTGTTTGCCAGGGCTTTTGCTCTTTTTCTGGGTTTACAGCTCACCCGACGGGAAGGGCCAGGGAAGTAGGCGCCAAATCTGTCTGGTCACCACTCTGTGAATGCAACACCCCACAGGGGAGGCCCTAAATATTTATCGGATTAGCTAAGGAAGTAATTGATGAAACGAATCTTAATGCAAGTACGGCAGGGGTCATGACTTCTTCTCACGATTTTAGAATCCGAGGCACAGAAAGGAGAGGTGATTTGCCACAAAGTCACCGCAGGTGATCGTTGGCAGGGACAGCCCTGGAACCCAGGATTTCTCCTGGTCTAAGTTTTCGTTGGTTCGTTTGGGTTTAGTTTTATTTctggtgtttgtttttaacagatcACAATGAATTTATAGGTAACCCTTGGGGATGGACTATAGGAGGGAACGACGTAGAGGTTAATTGGTATGAAAACCCCAAAGGGTCCCAAACAAAGAAACTACAGAGATAGGGAGATGCTTATGATAAGCCTGGACTCGAGGGCCTGCCTCTCTCACAAGCCAGCCCTGAGACTACTTGAGGAGTACTTTGATATAAGCGGTCACCCCAGGAAGATTATCTGTGAGGAAACCGGGTCTGATGGGGTATCAGCGGGGAGGAAGTCCTGAGGAAGAGATTCTGGACAGTTCTCCCCGTGGATGACAGGGCAGGGGATTTCCTTTGGCCCAAGAGCCATTTCAGAGAGCCGACTGGGCCCAGCATGTCCTGGGGCAGACGGGGGACAGATGTTCCGGGTCCTGATGTGGCAACTCACACATGGCTGCAAAGCCTTCTGCATGTAGAGGAAAAAGTTGGCAATGCTGCTGAGTTTTCTCAAGATTTGGGGGTTCAGCTCCTGATGGTCCTTGAATACCTTGTCCACGTAGAATGCCAGGAGGTTCTTGGTCACACAGCATACATCTAAGGGCTACAGACACAAATTAGAGAAAGCTCCAGAAGCCCTCTTCTCTTACTGTCTTAGGGCCACAGCAACCTTTTTGAGTAGGGGCGTCAAGGAATGAAACAGCTAAAAgtcaagtttctcaaattcctatCGGTCTCAGAGCGTCCCACTGCTCTTACCACATCAAAGCTACTTGTGACGAGGGCGCTGAGGAGAGATTGCGGTTCACCTCCTCTTTCTGATGGCCAGGAAGTACGGTAACAAGTGATGGAACCCAGCCACAGAATTAGGCACCTGCCTTTTTAGAGGATCCATGCCTGAGCAGCTTTCTGGAAAAGTACTTCCTTATGTTCTGCTTCAGTTTGCTCCTCTGTTCCATCTCCCATCCATcaacatgtatataaatacacacacacacacacacacacacacacacatacataactgTCAATAGCTATTGCACACTGGGTGTGCACTGGGCACGCATTCCTACCATTGTAATGACATTGCATTTATCCTGTTCTGCTTCCCCCACCACCCCAATCcgtcctttaaaaaatttttttttaatgtttattcatttttgagagagggagagacagagcatgagccggggaggggcagagaatgaaggagacacagaatccgaagcaggctccgggctcggagctgtcagcacagagccggacacggggcttgaactcacaaaccatgagatcatgacctacaaaccatgagatcatgacctgagccgaagtcggatgctcaacctactgagccaccctacCCCACCACAGGTCTGTTCTTTTTAAACTGCAGGGATCATTTGAATGGAGCTTAGATTTGCAAGGATGGAAACTGACAGCTGCAGAAATGCACATCTGGGCAGGTCCGCAGCTGGCAGAGTGCATATCTCTctaagggggggagggggtgacggTGTTGAATTCCTAGGACACAGCTCACAGCAGCTGGCCAGGCTGAGTTTTCTTCTAGCAATTTATACCCTGCCCTGCGAGTCAGTGAGCTGCTCTGCAGGAGATTTGTAGCTCAGTCTGAGAAGGGAGGAGTGTGCAGCGGGAACAGTGCATCTATCTTCATTAGCATGAAAGCGACAAAGCTTCCTTGGCCCCGCAAGCAGCTTTTCCTAGACGACAAGCTCTACTTGCAACGCAAaacccttctcctccttctctcctgctggTTCCCTCAACCAAAGGGGCAAAACGTTGCACACCTTTGTTTgaccagggagagaaggagaaaacatgaTAAAGACCTGCCTCCCAATCGACCCCTTTCTTTTTGCCAACATCAGCTATTTCTAGACcttgagaagagaaagaatctggagacagagagagcttggGGGTTCAACCACTGGCTCAACCACCGACTGGTCATTTTTTTGCCCAAGTTATCTATCAATTTGCTCATTTGAAAATGTTcgttttgtggggcgcctgggtggcacagtcggttgagcgtccgacttcagccaggtcacgatctcgcggtccgggagttcgagccccgcgtcaggctctgggctgatggttcagagcctggagcctgtttccaattctgtgtctccctctctctctgcccctcacccgttcatgctctgtctctctctgtcccaaaaataaataaacgttgaaaaaaaaaattaaaaaaaaaaaaaagaaaatgttggtttTGGAATAGGTGGCCTTTTGGGTCCCTTCCAGCTGGGATATCCTGTGAATCTCTTATACGGTTGACTGGAATAGTATTTAGTAAGTGGCTACATCTGTTTACTACAAATAAGTCAGGCCTAATACTTCCTAGAAGAACCATTTCACTcagagaagccaaaaaaaaaaaaaaaaaaaaaaaagagtaactcaTTGCAGCTATCTCTCCTTCTCCGGGagataaatatctgaaaaaaactGGATCGTTCTAGAATGCTTACCAGGCCTGgaggagctcttttttttttttaatgtttatttctttattctgatagagacagcatgagcaggggagggacagagagagagggagagagaaagaatcccaagcaggttctgcacaaTCAGCTcaggacatggggctcgatcccacgagaccgtgacctgagccaaaatcaagagctggacacttaaccaactgagccacccaggcgtccctggaggAGTTCATTTTTAAAGGCACTTCCCAGTGGCTCCTTCTGTAAAGCGAATTCTCACCTCATAAGTCAACTGTTTTGTTAACACACCCTCAAGACCTCTCATCTGGACCGTTGGGCTGATCTCCTTACTGCCTTCCCTGCCTCACATTCTCCATTGTAAAGAACATCACCAGACTGTCTTTCTAAAAGGTCTTGGGGTCATACAGTCTTCAGCTCAAAAACCCACAGTGACTCCCTATTGCCTGCATTATTACAAGGTCGATGCTCAGCCTGACTTTTAAGGTTCTTGGTAAAATGACTCTAGTGTATCTCATCCTCTTCCATTCACCTCATTCACCTGCGTGTCCCTCACGCCACAAACCTGGCTGCCTCACTGTCCCTTGACACACATTCACT from Lynx canadensis isolate LIC74 chromosome F1, mLynCan4.pri.v2, whole genome shotgun sequence includes:
- the IL19 gene encoding interleukin-19, with the translated sequence MKAQRVSLLLVAAVLFLCSVHARGLRRCLVSMDMRHVVESFQEIKKAIQAKDTFQNVTILSTSETLHRIKPLDVCCVTKNLLAFYVDKVFKDHQELNPQILRKLSSIANFFLYMQKALQPCQKQRQCHCGEEATNATRIIHDNYDQLEVRSAAIKSLGELDVFLAWLDKNHQENSAA